Below is a window of Quercus robur chromosome 6, dhQueRobu3.1, whole genome shotgun sequence DNA.
AAAGAGCAAAATGTTCAACCTAGTAAAGACATACTTTGTAATTTTCCAATGCAAAGCGGCTATCAGATGGTATAACTTTCTTGTTGTATTTTCCGGTGAGCACTCCAGACGCAAGTGGGCTCCATGTGGTAAGACCCAAGCCATAGTTGGTGTAGAGAGGAAGAAACTCAGACTCAACCTGCATCCAttaagattaaaataatacacaAGTTTATACATGTACAAGTGTTCCATCACTCATACGAAATTGAAGATTGAAATATATGGTGTCCACTACATAATgattatgctaaaatagatttGGGTTtcctaaaattatgaaaataccGAAgtagtacacacacacacacacactcatcaGAAGgctaattgaaattaaaaacaaaaaaacaaaaacccatttccacaatggagagaaagagagagagagagaccttgtGGCGAGAAAGCAAGTTATACTCAGGTTGTTCAACAATGGGACCCACAAGATCCAACCTCTGAGCAACAGCCCAAGCTTCAGTGATCTGCTGAGCGGACCACTCACTAGTCCCCCAATAAAAAGCCCATCCCTTATCGATAACATAATTCATAGCCCTAACAGTCTCCTCAATGGGAGTGGAAGTATCGGGACGATGACAATAGATAAGATCAACATACTCCGTATCAAGCCTTTTAAGCGAAGCCTTGGTCCCTTCCACAATATGCTTCCGAGACAAACCCTTGTCGTTGGGACCAGGACCACCCCAGAAGATCTTCGTCGACAACACCAAATCGGACCGCTTCCAACCCAACTCTCGTATGGCCTGACCCATGATCTCCTCCGCACGACCATTGGCGTACACCTCCGCGTTGTCGAAGAAGTTCACTCCGTGGTCTTTGCAACATTGGAGGAGAGATTTAGCTTCCTTTACATCCAGTTGGTTTCCGAAGCTCACCCATGCTCCGTACGAGAGTTGGCTCACTTTCAGCCCTGACCGACCCACATTCTTGTActgcatttttttcttttgttttgtttttctcacttacacagacacaaacacaaacacaaagagTGAGTGaatgaagaagaatgaaaatgaTTTGTTTATGTAGTACCAGTACTTTGTTTGTGGGACTGTGTGGGAACGGTGACAACTGGAATGGAGTGAGTGACTATAGTTGGCCACGTGAGGTTTTTGAGATTTTGACACGTGTCGAATATGTTTCAGTATATTGACTGTTTTGTCCTTTGGGATGTGTGGCAAGCAAGTGATGACAGAAAAAGTAATagcctttttctctctctctctcaacaaaagTGTGTTTGGGTTGCGTGAAGATCTAGGCATCCCAGAGAAAATCATCGACGGCCAGGGGCGTCAGTGCTGGTGTCACCCTGAATGTGTGGAGAAGTTATAGAAACTTATAGTGGATCCTTATTTATTCACTATTCtactaaaaaattttcatttgtttaaaatgGTTGagttagtaattaatttttgtttaaaaaaattttctaactaagAATTTTTAACATGTGAAAGTTTGTTATTTAttcaccattccactaaaaaattttcatttgtttaaaatgGTTGAGTTagtaattaatttctgtttaaaaaaattttctaactaagAATTTTTAACATGtgaaagttttttagtggaatgatgGACTACATCACTTATCCaccatataaattttataatttctcccGAATTTGTCAATTAATAAGCTCATTTTTAGCTCTTTTTACGGTTACATTTtactttttctaaatttttaaaaattttgaagataCAAATACAAGTATACTTTGGGCAAAAGAAAACCAGGTAAATCATTCTCAAACAAACACTTTAATTACTAATTGTTTGAAATATACCGTAATATTGTTCtagtaatattatttgtatttttaaaaaaaatatatgtgaataaaaaagtgtgtagaaatgcgtataatattatttaaaaactaaaaaaatatgtttaaacTCTGTGGGGCCGgggaacttatgatccggcccacgtTCTATTAGGGCTCAGggcccatgccgaggagggtGTGTGTCGAGGACGAATGATGAAAGGCCGAGGTGTCAAGGGGAACAGCGGAGGACGACcctatcctcggcactccaggacttcaAGAAGAAAAGCAACGTCTCGATGAAGGCTATCCCCAAACAGCCCCTTGAAGGGGATGCGAGTAGAATGGGGCCTACGTGGAGGTACGGTGCAAAATTGGTTCAAAGTAAACatgtcccctccgcattaaatgcaccagcCTGCGTCctgaccatgttaatgagaaaagatgCCTGGGCAGGGCGACTTCGATCACcacaactaacagaaagtaaggagggacagctgatgggacgggtatagaaataggcacctgcctgaccaacaagtggagggctaagatcaacccagaagggctatataatgtaaaggttAATGCACCAAGGAggtggctgggaaaaatggccaaaaaccagagcctcccagcccgcctccaggagaaaggctcctagggcgaacacgatttTTGTTACGTATgcccaccacgaaaaacccactgtcttgtgaccaaggcctaacctttcaaacccacgctctataaatgatattgtttgggcctttttacgtgcgaacccaacactgttacgggtcgttacgaatcgtgtcctcacaattggcgccgtctgtggggaaggcttgtgtgttggcataggcggtaggtcgagacagttcctttgtcatttctaacagccggttgtggtgttctagcgtaaagttccactaggggctatgtttCTTTACTAAGGGCTACGCTTCGTAGCGTCAGCTGCACAGATGGTTCTAGAGGCTTGGCCGATGAGCTAATTCCCCTAAAACCAAGGTCTCATGCCATAGacgaggggttaattcccccaactacttatcaatatcaagttttggacagaaccaaggtattgcatggtgctcgtacttaaacctatggggaaaccaactacttagaaaaaaaatcaagttttggacagaatcaaggtattgcatggtcctcggactcaaacctatggggaaaccaactacttaaaagaaaaactgagttttgaacagaaccaaggtattgcatggtcctcggactcaaacctatggggaaaccaactacttagaagaaaaattgagttttggacagaaccaaggtattgcatggtcctcggactcaaacctatggggaaaccaactacttagaagaaaaactgagttttggacagaaccaaggtattgcatggtcctcagactcaaacctatggggaaaccaactacttagaagaaaaatcaagttttggacagaaccaaggtattgcatggtcctcggactcaaacctatgaggaaaccaactacttagaagaaaaactgagttttgaacagaaccaaggtattgcatggtcctcggactcaaacctatggggaaaccaactacttatcaatatcaagttttggatagaatcaaggtattgcgtggtcctcggactcaaacctatggggaaaccaactacttaaatatcaagttttggacagaaccaaggtattacatggtcctcggactcaaacctatggggaaaccaactacttatcaataaatatcaagttttggacagaaccaaggtattgcatggtccttagactcaaacctatggagaagccaactactttaaagaaaccTAGATACTAAGCAGGACCTAGCAACTACACGTGACATCTCGAATGATACCTATATCTCCATTGAATGGGGGATAGAAATGAGTTCAAGGCTCTACAGATGCTGGTAAGCTAACGTTCTGAAACATGATTCTAAATTTATCGCATGCACAACTATTCATACGTGTTAAgataattaattcaaaattcataaataataataagtatcGACAAGGGCAACTAACAAGtaaccaaaatgaaaaaggaagaaaaggattTCATATATACATGTTCAACAGGTTCAAACTATTAGTAGATTACAAAGCTttcaaaatggaaaagaaacaaGTTAATCGTTAAACTAAAAGCAAATACGACGCCTGGCCAGGGTttctacttttttaattttgcgTCGGCCACGTCCTGGGAAGGCAGAACGGGATCAGTTTCGACGCCCAGGAGGATAGTCCCTTCTGGGGAAGGCTGAACAGGGTCAGTGTCGGTACTCTTGGGGACCATAGCAAGAGGAATTGCCTGTAGGGGCTGGGCAAGTATGGCTGGCTCCTCAGCATTAGGCGTCTGAATGCCAACCACGGGCTCAGTAACCTCTTTGGGTACCTCGAGATCCGTACGCTGAGATGTTTCTATTACATCCTGAAGTTCACCCTCTTTAAGCGTCTCGCTAGGAGAGGCGCCAACCTATACGGTTTCCGACTGAGTGACCCCTTCCTCGAATTGGTCGCTCACAGCCACGGAGCTGGTGGAGGTGGCCTCACGGATGGCTGTAGGGTAGAATATGTTCTCCGCTTTCCACAAATCGGATGAAGCATTCACCCCGGCTCACTTCAAGGCCTCTTtccaaacctgggagcagtaaAGCCTGCATACTCTAGGAATCTGGGCTTTAAGGATGGCTTGGGTTTTAGCTACCCTCGCATTATAACCATCATCCTCGGCCGTTTCCTTGGCAGCCTCAGCCTCGTTTCTGGCAAACTCGGCCTCCCGCTTGGCCTTTATGGCTTCGTCACGGGCATACTCCGCGACACCTTTGTCATGCTCTGCCGTGACCAGTCTTTTATTTAAGTCATCGATCAGCTCCTTGGCTATTCGCAACTGATCCTCAGCTTCTAGCAGGCGCTTTGTTTGATCCTCGGCCTGTTTTTGAGCTCTAGCTAAACCCGCCGAGGCGTTATCCCTTTCTCGGATAACGTCTGTTAGGGCAGTCTTAGCCTTGGCAAGGTCTTCCTCAGAAGCTTGGAGAGTCCGCGCGGCCACTAAGCGCTTGGAGCGTTCATTCTCGGCCGCCTTACTCTTATTGTTCACctcttcctccatcctataggtggcctggagAGCCTGTCAAGGGAGATAAATACATCGTGAATGACAAACCGGGAGTGagagttaataaagttttaggtttcaagagcCTTACCATGCCCAGGTACCTCTTCGTACTGAGGAAgacctcctgcatcctcattttcttcaaccCATCCATGTCGGTGGGAAGTAGCATGGTTCTCCCTAGTGCGTCTGCCATGTAACCACCCTCGCCATCTCCAAGGTCCCTCATGGACGCGGTTTCTAGCAGTGGACccccgtggagcattggggcGGGAAGCCAGGCGCTTGGCGAGAATTGGGCCTCGATACCCTTTCCCTTGCCTTGGGAGGGTTGGACTTCGGTCTCCTTACCCTTGTTTTGGTGTCCAATCTTTAATTGCTTCACACGCGGGGCTTCCTCCCTTTCCTTAGAAGGTTGGAACTTTCCCCCATCCACGGTTTCCCTACCCTTGGGactcctcttcctctttgaATCAGTGCTCTCCGGCCGAGGAGGCAGAGCTGGTGGGGGAGAAGCAGGAAGTTTGGGGCGAGGGGATTGTGGCTGTGACTTTGAGGAGGATGACCTAGTCTGGATAGCCTGGGGCGGAGGTGGTGGGGAAGGAGCATTGGGTTGTGGCGTTCCCTGCGCACCCTTCCCTAGTTGACCCTCGAGGAGTTCGAGTAGGGTGGTCAGGGGCTTTCTCTTGAGTCCCATCTCGGCTTGAGAAGATGTGCCTACTGATGACAATTCTGCCTCGGACAAGGCTGGGTCACCTATATCACCAGGAGGATCCTCGGATTGGTTGGCTAGGTCAAACACCCCAAACCCTTCCTCGGGCTGATCTAACTCGCCTTCGTCCTCCGTTATTTGATGAGACGAGGAGGGGCCCACCAGTGGGATGCTCTCTGGGACAGATGGTACTTTAGAGATTAGAAATCCTGTCTCGACCacggtaatttttggaagccgAGGGCGGCTCTCGCTGATCACGTGCCTAGGGTCGGCGAATGACTTCTGAACAGGAGCGTACCCTAATATTTTGTGAGCGGCTCGGACTTGACCATCTCCGTCATTTACCAAAACTGCCGCTTGTAGAACGGTCTCCAAGTCCACCCGGTTGACTAAGTGAAAATGCCGTTGATAAGCGTGTggatttacaaaagaaaaatacatatacATGGTTAGTTACCGAACCACATCAGATTAGAATGGCATAAAGGATCAGCGCCCTTCCATTCcctataccccacctggttttcCTTCTACTATGGGGCACGGATTGCCATTATGCCATTCACCAGAGACGATAAGGAAATCTTTGTTTAACCCCTTGTTGGAATCAGGGAGGCATTGAATTAGTCGGACCCTTTCGTCTCTTgtcttcatgtagtaggatttctccttcaaattttggagattataaCACCAATTCACGTCATGGTGGGTCAGTCTTAACCCCATCTTTTCGTTTAAAGCATCCAcgcaacccagaatcctaaacatgttgccGGTGCACTGGGTGGGGGCTAATCGGAAGTGCCTGAGGTAACCCCTCGTTACCggccccatagggattctcatacccccctctacAAAGGCGAGGATGGGAATTACTACCTCGCCCGTTTCCCTCTTATAGTGCCATTCCCCCATCTTACAATGCCTCAGACTCACGTTGAGAGGAATCCTGTAATCGGCGATGAACTTATTCATTGCCTCTTCAGTATCGACTAATTTCCTCAGTTTCGATTTGGCCATCTCTATGATTTATGAAACAAACCCAACCAGCGACGagagaagaaagggaaccagagaaaaataaacccagaaaagaaaaagtacgaGTTAATGGAGGTAAGGAACTTACATAAAAGAGGAAAGACGCTTTGGATGGactttttgtgctggagatagacttgagtTTGGGCGAAAGTTCAGATGAACCCAAGGTATacgcgctagaactcttaagtgcaaaactgaagagaCAGATCCGTTCCAAAAAATCTTTTATACTTTCTAGGGTAACTGCAcaaattttcccgcccataaagaccAAGGGATCACTACCGTTCGATTTTCATCATGCCGTAGAACGTGGGAAACACAGAGCTGCCCGTATTTAATGAGGTCACGTTTCGCCTTCCAAGGGCTCCAggaacgtgtctcgggcagaTGAAAAGTCTCGGGAACCGATGGGTGACAAGGATTGACAAGCATTGGCAGATgtctgatgtcatcaaaaccctcccaTCCGCCCAAGGAGTtggatagcaggattttgaagggctattgtggggccggggaacttatgatccggcccacgtTCTATTAGGGCTCAGGGCCTATGCCGAGGAGGGtgtgtgccgaggacgaatgatGAAAGGCCGAGGTGTCAAGGGGAACAGCGGAGGACAACcctatcctcggcactccaggacttcaAGGGGAAGAGCAACGTCTCGATGAAGGCTATCCCCAAACAGCCCCCTGAAAGGGATGCGAGTAGAATGGGGCCTGCGTGGAGGTACGGTGCAAAATTGGTTCAAGGTAAacacgtcccctccgcattaaatacaCCAGCCTGCGTCctgaccatgttaatgagaaaagacgcctgggCAAGGCGACTTCGATCACcacaactaacagaaagtaaggagggacagctgatgggacgggtacagaAGTAGGCACCTacctgaccaacaagtggagggctaagatcaacccagaagggctatataatgtaaaggttAATGCACCAAGGAggtggctgggaaaaatggcaaaaaaccagagcctcccagcccgcctccgggagaaagactcctagggcgaacacgatttttattacatatgcccaccacgaaaaacccactgtcttgtgaccaaggcctagcctttcaaacccacgctctataaatgatattgtttgagcctttttacgtgcgaacccaacactgttacgggtcgttacgaatcgtgtcctcaCAAACTCCTATATTAAATGACCGCTTTTTGAGAAATTCTTTTGAGTTAACTCCTAAATTAGAATGCTCACTCCAAAGTGTAAAAgcatataaatgaaaaatgtgtaaaatttactTTTGGTTAAAAATAACTAACATCAGTGAGTGTATAATTGCGTAAAATTACAAGTTTGCTATAATGAACATATAACATTGACACTAttcattttacatttaattttttattctttttttacatgAGAACGAATGAAGAGACTAAAGGTAGTTATTATATGTAAAGAATTAgaaacagttaaaaaaaataagaatatttaatattttgatttaatgtaatataaaataaataatctgatacagattattttgaaaaagtgaatatgtaaaatataaaaatcaagtttttatactaaaatagatgattttttttttgcacaagCTAATGCAAATACTCTTATAACACTAGGAAATGTAATTTATGcgatttaatttgtttaatgtCGTAATACTAATTTAAATATCAggaagtacaaaaaaaatatctcatatatatagtaattattattataattatatagtAGATTTGTCAATAATGATTGAGTCTCAATCTTATAGGTTAATGGAATCCATATGTGATGAGTGATTCACGTCATAGCAAtgcaagagtttttttttttttttggcagcgATTCGAAAGATAATTATTAGTTTAgagtgttttttcttttttttggtttaattcaaGAGATAattattagtttaatttttttttgttggtttatttattttatttgtgtaaTATAGCATAGAGCTTTTTAATGTTTCATTTCTTATGTaaaaatcatttattatttttttttaataataatcaaTCATAAGTTCttccaaaaacttttaaatataaaactagTTGTCTCCAAATATGACTGAGCAATCAttatttaccccaaaaaaaaaaaaaactcggcATTTATTTGGTATTTTCATCACACTCCTTACATTCTCAATTATTTAAAATAGATAGTTTGGAAAAGAGGTTTCACTTATcttaactagtaaagtttaTTGTCAGATAGTTACATGAGGAAAAATAGAATCTtagctgtaatttttttttaataaaatttaaaaaggaaaaaagtataTGAGATCTTAATCCTAATAAATCCATCCTGGAATACTTTCAACTCTCGTAATGGTATAGATTTGTAacacttta
It encodes the following:
- the LOC126688463 gene encoding probable voltage-gated potassium channel subunit beta; translated protein: MQYKNVGRSGLKVSQLSYGAWVSFGNQLDVKEAKSLLQCCKDHGVNFFDNAEVYANGRAEEIMGQAIRELGWKRSDLVLSTKIFWGGPGPNDKGLSRKHIVEGTKASLKRLDTEYVDLIYCHRPDTSTPIEETVRAMNYVIDKGWAFYWGTSEWSAQQITEAWAVAQRLDLVGPIVEQPEYNLLSRHKVESEFLPLYTNYGLGLTTWSPLASGVLTGKYNKKVIPSDSRFALENYKNLANRSLVDDVLKKVEGLKPIADELGVPLAQLAIAWCATNPNVSSVITGATKESQIQENMKAIDVIPLLTPAVMEKIEAVVQSKPKRPDSYR